One segment of Glandiceps talaboti chromosome 21, keGlaTala1.1, whole genome shotgun sequence DNA contains the following:
- the LOC144451341 gene encoding cdc42 homolog produces MRMNILKCVAVGDGAVGKTCMLMSYATNRFPVDHVPTVFDNYAVSINVGDDHYMLGLFDTAGQEEYDRLRILSYPMTDVFLLCFSVTSPASFENVREKWVPELRHNSPNTPFLLVGLQVDLRRQQNVTERSRHNKPITFQQGTKAAKELGAEIYVECSALTQEGLKNVFDEAILAMLSPKKKTKSSGRWLKLSCLSPKTS; encoded by the exons ATGAGAATGAATATCTTGAAGTGTGTAGCGGTCGGCGACGGTGCCGTCGGAAAGACTTGCATGTTGATGAGCTATGCGACTAACAGGTTTCCAGTTGACCATGTCCCAACTGTCTTCGATAACTACGCAG TTTCTATAAACGTTGGAGACGATCACTATATGCTGGGATTATTTGATACAGCAGGACAG GAAGAATATGACCGGCTGCGGATTTTATCCTACCCGATGACTGATGTCTTTCTACTGTGTTTTTCCGTGACGAGTCCAGCCTCTTTCGAGAACGTCCGAGAAAAGTGGGTACCAGAGCTCAGACACAACAGTCCAAATACGCCATTCTTATTGGTTGGCTTGCAAGTTGATCTCAGACGACAGCAAAACGTCACAGAACGATCACGTcataataaaccaatcacattTCAACAAGGTACGAAAGCTGCGAAGGAACTTGGTGCTGAAATTTATGTAGAGTGTTCTGCCCTCACACAAGAAGGACTGAAAAATGTTTTCGACGAAGCTATTCTGGCGATGTTGAGTcccaaaaagaaaacaaaaagcTCTGGCCGATGGTTAAAATTGAGCTGTCTTTCACCGAAAACGAGTTGA